One Candidatus Poribacteria bacterium genomic window carries:
- the recO gene encoding DNA repair protein RecO → MAAQKTQAIVIRTFPLKEFHKIITFYTPDFGKVKAVAYGVKSPKSKLGGSLELLNHGTLIFQHRENRELQNITDFNLINGFDTIRSDFTRITYGCYFAELVDSIASEGIANPEIFDLLRTTYQFLVHVDDVPLLARGFEIKFLDCAGYGPELSRCVHCGSGVNGAATEKFGIAFSVRYGGVLCGDCKNRDGAAFTIAPGSRELLKMLRKSEWDRFNRIRASTRNHKELKRALGSFIEYHTERNLKSLRFIESVLD, encoded by the coding sequence ATGGCAGCCCAAAAAACCCAAGCGATTGTGATTCGCACCTTCCCGCTTAAAGAATTCCACAAAATAATTACCTTCTATACGCCTGACTTTGGGAAGGTCAAAGCGGTCGCCTATGGCGTGAAAAGTCCGAAAAGCAAACTTGGTGGGAGTTTAGAGCTCCTCAACCACGGAACGCTTATCTTCCAACACCGAGAAAACCGAGAATTACAGAACATCACCGACTTCAATCTGATTAACGGATTTGATACAATCCGCTCCGATTTCACGCGCATTACCTACGGCTGTTATTTCGCCGAACTCGTAGATAGCATCGCATCAGAAGGCATCGCTAACCCTGAAATTTTCGATCTCCTCCGAACCACCTATCAATTTTTAGTCCATGTAGATGATGTCCCCTTGCTCGCAAGAGGGTTTGAAATCAAGTTTCTGGACTGCGCAGGCTATGGACCGGAACTTTCGCGCTGTGTACACTGCGGTTCAGGTGTAAATGGCGCAGCAACAGAGAAATTCGGCATTGCATTCAGCGTCCGATACGGTGGTGTACTTTGTGGCGATTGCAAAAACCGAGACGGTGCTGCCTTTACAATCGCACCGGGCAGTCGTGAATTGTTAAAGATGCTTCGGAAATCTGAATGGGATCGGTTCAACCGAATCCGCGCCTCCACTCGCAATCATAAGGAACTTAAACGCGCCCTCGGCAGTTTCATTGAATATCATACGGAACGGAACTTAAAAAGCCTGCGATTTATTGAAAGTGTGTTAGATTAA
- a CDS encoding TonB-dependent receptor, producing the protein MKKHNILKKAALFALIIVGMVMTGIQGVSAAITGKISGVITAEATNEPLANVTVTIVGTSSTATTNDAGYYVMTNIPPGGYDVKVELTGYTSETVEGAKVLAGLTTTLDFALKVSEVVTLEGITVTATKPLIKKDVTQTARIIESEDIEAMPRDTVNGILQTLPGVSVLNSTGTAHVRGGRSMEIRYLIDGIPINNPISRSLGLSIGTNSLEQMEVITGGFNAEHGDAQSGIVNLITKVGTNKFSGRIRYRVGQWGTHHGDALYGPWLDPDNGFRPVAIEPFRGIFFGQPYDYQTPYRGQDVTVAELAEREGDEKIVFTEIYPGVYADRTENPLQPVIDSETGEPQINEETGEVVMARQPYKDADGTVIDYEKKQVILLDGYIVDLEQYSGLSNDTKKYDLSPSHIGEFALSGPIWGNRLTFAASSQISRNNSFFPNSGGTGYIFQGKLKFEVTPSIKLTASGLFNRGESHSYGGSARFWPSAAPVSNSDARNISVRLSHNINSGTFYTLTAGQFRRSGESKQPGKWWDPSTKKFVEGDPKEWDPLEKTFDENAWDPEKSFAQNQEEGRIRNPLQQAYNDTTYFVAGDNNSWGSSNATTLILRADFASQVTANHQIQTGVEFLGYDLYNLGTTNYGSSNLYMEYYEVQPQSISAYVQDKMEYEGMIVNAGLRYDLYDPDGILPVDPSFPFWYPGERMKAVSPANPFDPLELNDDGTIKLDKSTYKVGLPIIKDPVEASTKHMIAPRLGISFPITDRSKLHFTYGHYYQIPRGDDLYENLNFDMRGAIRRRGNPDLNPERTIGYEVGVIRQFTDDLTIDLTGFTKDINKLVNSVHVTPDVETNDYSYFLNDEFDGVLHGIYGRVQGFELTIRKWRTGGSPISGLLSYTYSVAKGKGSSRNLGYLTYYRQQPDVTESHPLAWDQRHIFSGMLDIQLPFDASVNLIGRYGSGLPYTPNPSSPTKPDINSKRYPPTYNVDALISKRSQIGGLTYTFFADIRNVFNTKNLDDLLDPVTYDRYGIPLTSRKHSHPLSWSSPRLIMMGVSLDF; encoded by the coding sequence ATGAAAAAACATAATATATTGAAAAAAGCAGCACTATTCGCGCTAATTATAGTAGGTATGGTGATGACAGGCATTCAAGGAGTGTCTGCTGCGATCACAGGAAAAATATCTGGTGTGATTACTGCTGAAGCGACAAATGAACCGTTGGCAAATGTCACAGTGACAATCGTCGGAACAAGCAGTACCGCAACGACAAACGATGCCGGTTACTATGTGATGACCAATATCCCACCCGGCGGTTACGACGTAAAAGTTGAATTGACCGGTTACACCTCCGAAACGGTGGAAGGTGCGAAAGTACTCGCTGGACTTACCACAACTTTAGACTTTGCTTTGAAGGTATCTGAGGTTGTCACGCTTGAAGGGATAACGGTAACAGCGACCAAGCCCCTGATTAAGAAAGATGTTACACAGACCGCAAGAATCATCGAATCAGAGGATATTGAGGCGATGCCCCGCGATACGGTAAATGGCATTCTACAAACCCTCCCCGGCGTTTCTGTGTTGAACTCAACCGGTACAGCCCATGTCCGTGGTGGCAGATCAATGGAGATCAGATACCTTATTGACGGTATCCCAATCAATAACCCGATCAGCAGAAGTTTGGGTTTGAGCATCGGCACGAATTCCCTTGAGCAGATGGAAGTCATCACGGGTGGATTCAACGCCGAACACGGCGACGCGCAATCCGGTATCGTTAATCTCATCACGAAAGTTGGAACAAACAAATTCTCCGGTAGAATCCGTTACCGAGTCGGGCAGTGGGGAACACACCACGGGGACGCGTTATACGGTCCATGGCTCGATCCGGATAATGGATTCCGACCCGTTGCGATTGAACCCTTCAGGGGTATCTTCTTCGGTCAACCCTACGATTATCAAACGCCGTATCGTGGACAGGACGTTACAGTTGCGGAATTGGCAGAACGAGAAGGCGATGAAAAGATCGTCTTTACAGAAATTTATCCCGGTGTGTATGCCGACAGGACAGAAAACCCACTTCAACCTGTGATAGACTCGGAAACAGGTGAGCCACAGATAAATGAAGAGACAGGCGAAGTTGTCATGGCACGCCAACCTTACAAGGATGCCGACGGCACCGTCATCGACTATGAGAAAAAACAGGTTATCTTGTTGGACGGGTATATTGTGGATCTGGAGCAGTATAGCGGATTGTCCAACGATACGAAAAAGTACGATCTGTCTCCCAGCCATATCGGCGAATTTGCGCTTAGCGGTCCGATATGGGGAAATCGATTGACATTCGCCGCCTCCAGCCAAATAAGTCGGAATAACAGTTTTTTTCCGAATAGTGGTGGAACGGGATATATCTTTCAGGGAAAACTGAAATTTGAAGTAACACCCAGTATCAAACTCACCGCGAGTGGACTTTTCAATCGCGGGGAAAGCCATTCCTATGGCGGTTCAGCACGTTTTTGGCCCAGCGCTGCGCCAGTGTCAAACTCGGACGCGCGGAATATATCCGTGCGACTTTCACATAATATCAACTCGGGAACCTTTTACACCTTGACCGCTGGTCAATTCCGGCGATCGGGTGAGAGCAAGCAACCCGGAAAATGGTGGGATCCGTCCACCAAAAAGTTTGTTGAGGGTGATCCGAAAGAGTGGGATCCGTTGGAGAAGACATTTGACGAAAACGCTTGGGACCCTGAAAAATCCTTTGCGCAGAACCAAGAAGAAGGTAGGATCAGAAATCCGCTCCAACAGGCATACAACGATACCACCTACTTCGTTGCCGGAGATAACAATTCTTGGGGATCCAGCAATGCGACGACCTTAATATTGAGAGCGGATTTTGCCAGCCAAGTTACGGCGAACCATCAAATCCAAACAGGTGTTGAATTCTTGGGATACGACCTCTATAATCTCGGCACAACAAATTATGGAAGTTCCAATCTCTACATGGAGTATTATGAAGTTCAACCACAATCCATAAGTGCGTATGTGCAAGACAAGATGGAATATGAAGGCATGATCGTCAACGCCGGATTACGATATGACCTCTATGATCCAGATGGTATTTTACCTGTTGATCCGTCGTTTCCATTCTGGTACCCGGGCGAAAGAATGAAGGCGGTTTCACCTGCTAACCCGTTTGATCCATTGGAACTCAACGACGATGGTACAATCAAATTGGACAAAAGCACCTATAAAGTCGGATTACCGATTATCAAAGATCCCGTTGAGGCTTCTACCAAACACATGATCGCGCCACGTCTCGGCATCTCCTTCCCTATTACCGATCGCTCGAAGCTGCACTTTACGTACGGGCATTACTACCAGATTCCACGCGGTGATGATCTCTACGAAAATCTCAATTTTGACATGCGCGGTGCAATCCGAAGAAGAGGTAACCCTGACCTAAACCCTGAGAGAACTATCGGCTATGAAGTCGGGGTCATCCGGCAATTCACCGACGACTTAACAATTGATCTCACTGGGTTTACCAAGGATATCAATAAACTCGTTAACAGCGTGCATGTCACTCCTGACGTAGAAACCAACGATTATAGTTACTTCCTTAATGATGAATTCGACGGCGTGCTCCACGGCATCTATGGTCGGGTGCAAGGATTTGAACTCACCATCCGCAAGTGGCGTACAGGTGGAAGCCCGATCTCTGGACTGCTCAGTTACACCTATTCCGTCGCGAAGGGGAAAGGCTCCAGTCGAAATTTGGGCTACCTAACCTACTACCGGCAGCAGCCCGATGTAACGGAAAGCCACCCATTAGCATGGGATCAGCGACACATCTTTTCAGGAATGCTGGACATTCAATTGCCCTTTGATGCCTCTGTCAACCTGATTGGTAGGTACGGGAGCGGTTTACCTTACACACCTAATCCGAGTTCACCGACCAAACCGGATATCAACTCAAAGCGTTACCCGCCGACCTATAATGTTGACGCGCTCATCAGCAAACGGAGCCAGATTGGTGGGTTGACCTATACCTTCTTTGCGGACATTCGGAACGTCTTCAACACGAAGAATCTGGACGATCTCCTTGATCCGGTGACGTATGACCGATACGGGATTCCGCTTACCAGTCGGAAGCATTCGCATCCGCTGTCATGGAGTTCCCCACGCTTGATTATGATGGGCGTGAGTTTGGACTTTTAG
- a CDS encoding Ldh family oxidoreductase, translating to MPIVSHDVLRKFVYDIYRGAGGTEEDARIVSDHVVDSNLAGHDSHGVINAPNYIGGMAGGPATDKMEIVRESGAATVINANGALGMVAARKAMEMAVEKAESCTIGAVGLHRCGHAGRMGEYPPIAARAGMIGIVLLNGGGRFMHPHGGTSRRLPPNPIAISVPRQGGEPLLLDMTLSVVAGGKLLVQMARGESIPEGWMIDAEGKPLTDPNAFRERSEDTAVMPLGGFQFGHKGFGLGVMIDAIAGGLSWAGCSREQPTRGASGIVMFAIKIEDFIDLADYEQEIAYLVEWVKSSARLPDIEEIYVPGEFEERSRAKRLREGIPIEEPTWNRLVEAAERFDVAIPI from the coding sequence ATGCCGATTGTCTCTCATGATGTTTTGAGAAAGTTTGTCTATGATATATATCGGGGTGCCGGTGGTACGGAGGAAGATGCGCGTATCGTCAGCGACCACGTCGTCGATTCCAATCTCGCCGGACACGATTCACACGGTGTTATCAACGCACCAAATTACATCGGTGGCATGGCAGGCGGTCCTGCCACAGATAAGATGGAAATTGTCAGGGAAAGCGGTGCAGCCACTGTTATCAACGCCAATGGTGCACTCGGCATGGTCGCCGCCCGCAAAGCGATGGAGATGGCTGTTGAAAAAGCAGAGAGCTGCACCATCGGTGCAGTCGGCTTACATCGGTGTGGACACGCCGGACGGATGGGCGAATATCCACCGATTGCGGCACGTGCTGGCATGATCGGGATCGTCCTGCTGAATGGCGGCGGACGATTTATGCATCCACACGGTGGGACCTCTCGGAGACTGCCCCCAAACCCAATTGCGATCTCGGTACCACGTCAGGGAGGCGAACCACTCCTTCTCGACATGACACTCAGCGTCGTCGCAGGTGGGAAACTTCTCGTCCAGATGGCACGCGGTGAATCCATACCGGAAGGCTGGATGATAGATGCCGAAGGCAAACCGCTCACGGATCCGAACGCGTTTCGCGAACGTTCAGAGGATACAGCCGTTATGCCCCTTGGTGGTTTTCAGTTCGGGCACAAAGGGTTTGGACTCGGTGTGATGATAGATGCTATCGCAGGTGGACTTTCTTGGGCAGGATGTAGCCGTGAACAACCCACACGCGGTGCAAGCGGCATCGTGATGTTTGCGATTAAAATCGAGGATTTCATTGACTTAGCGGATTACGAACAGGAAATTGCGTATCTTGTAGAGTGGGTGAAATCATCTGCTCGGTTACCGGATATTGAGGAAATCTACGTACCCGGAGAATTCGAGGAACGGAGCCGCGCGAAACGGCTGCGAGAAGGGATACCCATCGAGGAGCCAACATGGAACCGGCTCGTCGAAGCAGCAGAACGTTTCGACGTTGCTATCCCTATATAG
- a CDS encoding formylglycine-generating enzyme family protein has translation MVSIPSGRIEIGSVDAFYMDARPVTNLEYQQFLIENPQWRKGHIPKEYHDGDYLKDWEGNDYPRGKADHPVTWVSWFSTMAYTLWAGKRLPTEVEWEYAIHSGFANQNYPIWEWCIDLYDDDFFFATPRKNPRAGTNEIGWLTVNFTDIETLPVRALRSKGISVTNRLLLSPTNTLYEYGFRCAQSAD, from the coding sequence ATGGTATCAATACCGTCGGGCAGAATTGAAATAGGAAGCGTTGACGCTTTTTATATGGACGCACGCCCTGTGACAAATCTTGAGTACCAGCAATTTCTGATTGAAAATCCACAGTGGCGGAAAGGTCATATCCCGAAGGAATACCACGACGGTGACTATCTCAAAGATTGGGAAGGCAACGATTATCCGAGAGGGAAAGCTGATCACCCAGTGACGTGGGTAAGTTGGTTTTCGACAATGGCGTATACTTTATGGGCAGGAAAGAGACTACCGACGGAGGTAGAATGGGAATACGCTATACACAGCGGGTTTGCCAATCAGAACTATCCGATTTGGGAGTGGTGCATAGACCTTTACGACGACGATTTTTTCTTTGCTACGCCGAGAAAGAACCCACGTGCAGGGACGAATGAGATAGGCTGGTTGACAGTTAATTTTACAGACATTGAAACGTTACCCGTAAGGGCTTTACGCAGCAAAGGTATCTCCGTCACCAATCGCTTGCTACTTTCACCTACCAATACCCTCTACGAATACGGATTCCGTTGTGCACAATCAGCGGACTAA
- the ybeY gene encoding rRNA maturation RNase YbeY has translation MIRVTNTSSNTTFDVRVVYSAVRATLKAHDAEACEVSVLLTDDNDIRNLNRDYRKIDEPTDVLAFAMREGEDNSVNPNLLGDLVISLETAARQAETVNEGLSVTFSSIETEVAMLTIHGALHLLGYDHQTQNEATIMFEKQKAIFCLLQVP, from the coding sequence TTGATTCGCGTCACGAACACGAGTAGCAACACCACCTTTGATGTAAGAGTGGTTTACAGCGCGGTGCGTGCAACATTGAAGGCGCATGACGCAGAAGCGTGCGAAGTCAGTGTCCTCTTGACAGATGATAACGACATAAGGAACCTCAATCGCGACTATCGAAAAATCGATGAACCGACCGATGTACTGGCGTTTGCGATGCGCGAGGGTGAAGATAACAGTGTGAACCCGAACCTGCTCGGAGATCTCGTTATATCTCTCGAAACTGCAGCACGGCAAGCCGAAACAGTCAATGAGGGACTCAGTGTAACCTTCAGCAGCATTGAAACCGAGGTCGCAATGCTTACAATACACGGGGCACTACATCTATTAGGATATGACCATCAAACTCAAAACGAAGCGACAATCATGTTTGAGAAACAGAAAGCCATCTTCTGTCTATTACAGGTACCGTAG
- a CDS encoding dockerin type I domain-containing protein yields SLVSEAISDGSTDAKYDVNDDGQVNFDDLKLVLDNRDRDPHDVNGDGTVDDTDASLVSEAISDGSTDAKYDVNDDGKVNFDDLKLVLDNRAQGTAGAPLVVGNLKLNAAQIARIEAQIDLLLATGDRSPAAIRTLIYLQQLLTTARPEKTQLLANYPNPFNPETWIPYQLAEPAEVTISIYAIDGKLVRTLALGHQAAGIYQDRSRAAYWDGRNVQGELVASGVYFYTLTAGDFTATRKMLIRK; encoded by the coding sequence CAAGTTTGGTCTCTGAAGCCATCAGCGACGGGTCAACCGATGCCAAATACGATGTCAACGACGATGGACAGGTCAACTTCGATGACCTGAAACTCGTCTTAGACAATCGGGATCGTGACCCTCACGATGTCAATGGAGATGGCACGGTTGATGACACGGATGCAAGTTTGGTCTCTGAAGCCATCAGCGACGGGTCAACCGATGCCAAATACGATGTTAACGACGATGGAAAAGTCAACTTCGATGACCTGAAACTCGTCTTAGACAATCGGGCACAAGGGACTGCGGGGGCACCGCTCGTCGTTGGAAACCTGAAGTTGAATGCGGCACAAATTGCTCGCATTGAAGCACAGATTGATCTGCTGCTCGCAACAGGTGACCGGTCACCTGCTGCAATACGGACGCTGATTTACCTGCAGCAGCTCCTCACAACCGCACGTCCAGAGAAGACGCAGTTGCTTGCCAATTATCCGAATCCGTTCAACCCAGAGACTTGGATACCCTATCAGTTAGCAGAACCCGCCGAGGTCACGATATCTATCTATGCGATAGATGGGAAGTTAGTTCGGACGCTAGCATTGGGGCACCAAGCGGCGGGCATCTATCAGGACCGGAGTCGTGCGGCGTATTGGGATGGTAGAAATGTGCAGGGTGAACTTGTGGCGAGTGGTGTCTATTTCTATACCCTAACCGCAGGCGACTTCACTGCCACGCGTAAAATGTTAATAAGGAAGTAG
- a CDS encoding PhoH family protein, with product MEKQESKGVPIQSNAEVQALFGQSDAFLKMIEDGFDVRVVLKSDSIAVIGENVTEVNRVTTVLESLLHRIRKGERIQATDVSYVIRASDTGEQDIPSGIGAESIPVFSKRGVIRPKTAGQKRYVEAIKDNDLVFGIGPAGTGKTYLAMAMAVSALKSGQVSRIILTRPAVEAGERLGFLPGDIADKVHPYLRPLYDALYDMMPPETLDKYIERNVIEVAPIAFMRGRTLNNSFVVLDEAQNATIEQMKMFLTRLGFDSKAVVTGDITQTDLPTHKVSGLADAQEVLSGINGIQFIYFSRVDVVRHELVQRIVEAYEQASPHNTKRNNGAGPPDVSTEEG from the coding sequence TTGGAAAAACAAGAATCGAAGGGTGTTCCCATACAGAGCAACGCTGAAGTGCAAGCCCTCTTTGGGCAAAGTGATGCCTTTCTAAAAATGATCGAAGATGGGTTTGATGTGCGCGTTGTTTTGAAAAGTGACAGCATCGCTGTCATCGGTGAAAACGTTACAGAAGTCAATCGGGTAACAACGGTTCTCGAATCGCTACTTCACCGCATCCGGAAAGGAGAACGCATTCAAGCGACCGATGTTAGTTACGTAATTCGCGCATCGGATACGGGTGAACAAGACATCCCAAGTGGAATCGGTGCCGAGTCCATTCCAGTATTCTCAAAACGTGGGGTCATCCGTCCCAAAACGGCTGGGCAGAAAAGGTACGTTGAAGCAATCAAAGACAACGACCTTGTTTTCGGCATCGGACCCGCCGGTACAGGCAAAACCTACCTTGCCATGGCTATGGCTGTTTCCGCGCTCAAAAGCGGACAGGTGAGTCGAATCATTTTGACCCGTCCTGCCGTTGAAGCCGGTGAACGCCTCGGTTTTTTACCTGGTGACATCGCAGACAAAGTGCATCCATACCTACGTCCCTTATATGACGCACTCTACGATATGATGCCACCAGAAACACTCGACAAATACATTGAACGGAACGTTATTGAGGTCGCACCCATCGCGTTTATGCGAGGCAGAACCCTTAACAATTCGTTTGTTGTCCTCGATGAAGCACAAAATGCGACGATTGAACAGATGAAGATGTTCCTGACACGCCTCGGTTTCGATTCAAAAGCTGTGGTTACAGGCGACATCACACAGACTGACCTTCCAACACATAAAGTCTCAGGACTTGCAGATGCACAAGAAGTGCTTTCGGGAATCAACGGAATCCAGTTCATCTATTTTTCCAGAGTTGATGTCGTCCGGCATGAATTGGTTCAACGCATTGTCGAGGCTTATGAGCAGGCATCGCCGCACAACACAAAACGGAATAATGGCGCAGGTCCACCGGATGTGTCCACCGAAGAAGGATAG
- a CDS encoding Uma2 family endonuclease: MSSAAVQTYLTPEEYLAWERKSDTKHEYVGGEIIAMSGASYHHTLLTMNISGEFYIQLKDTACTVHTNDMRVRTSPETSYFYPDILIVCGEPRFEDNTFDTLLNPIVLVEVLSPSTEAYDRGGKFKHYQQLTSLREYILVSQDEVRVEHYQQQRTEWQPTEFRSLADVLSLTSIDCELSLEDIYRRVEFREN; the protein is encoded by the coding sequence ATGTCTTCAGCTGCAGTGCAAACCTATCTAACGCCCGAAGAATACCTTGCTTGGGAACGCAAGTCGGATACGAAACATGAATATGTGGGCGGGGAAATAATTGCTATGTCCGGTGCAAGTTATCACCACACGCTTCTGACGATGAATATATCGGGAGAATTTTATATCCAATTGAAAGACACGGCATGCACCGTCCACACCAACGATATGCGAGTTCGGACCAGTCCAGAAACCTCCTACTTCTATCCAGATATCCTTATCGTCTGTGGTGAACCGCGCTTTGAGGATAACACTTTTGATACACTGCTCAACCCGATTGTTTTAGTAGAAGTGCTTTCACCCTCAACCGAAGCGTATGACCGTGGAGGGAAGTTCAAGCACTATCAGCAACTTACATCTCTGCGAGAATACATCCTTGTTTCACAAGACGAAGTCCGGGTTGAACATTACCAGCAGCAACGCACGGAGTGGCAACCAACCGAATTCCGATCACTTGCAGATGTGTTGTCGCTCACCTCAATTGATTGTGAATTGTCCTTGGAGGACATTTACAGGCGTGTCGAATTTCGTGAGAATTAA
- a CDS encoding hemolysin family protein, with protein sequence MDDLNLIIKLVSLGILLILSALFSAAEALLARLTRDDILKFAEEGGKRYELLTSLLRNPRRYSLTIITAKTILIVVSVIVFMTFWKNQHLVYPVANAALAVACFVILTELFPKNYVQGSTGEATIRALSVLRVIYWGGFIVLIPLNFLANLIVRVFGGKVTSAQDSLVSPEVLETLDNVADSQEILEPDDREMIARILDLPDKVVREIMVARTDMVCLEVNTPATEVLQTTITCRHTRIPIYEETIDRIVGILHVKDMLDCWAKDKPINLTELIVGRSPFFTPESKNISELFRELRAHKQHIAIVVDEYGGTAGIVTLENIIEEIVGEIHDEDEIDEQDDYIQMDTNTYSVDARLNLIDLNERLGTELEAENIDTIGGFVVDHLGRVPEQGYTFTFRGIRFTIFEADERRIHRIHIQMPDIDTSDPS encoded by the coding sequence TTGGACGACCTAAACCTAATCATCAAACTCGTTAGTTTAGGCATACTTTTAATTCTCAGTGCGCTGTTTTCAGCTGCAGAAGCGTTGCTTGCCCGATTAACGCGGGACGATATTCTCAAGTTTGCCGAGGAAGGCGGGAAACGCTACGAACTCTTAACCTCGCTGCTGCGCAATCCACGTCGCTATTCGCTGACCATCATCACCGCAAAAACGATCTTGATAGTGGTAAGCGTTATAGTATTCATGACGTTTTGGAAAAACCAACATTTGGTGTATCCAGTGGCAAACGCAGCACTTGCAGTCGCATGTTTCGTCATCCTCACCGAATTGTTCCCTAAAAACTATGTACAGGGCAGCACAGGCGAAGCAACCATCCGAGCACTCAGCGTTCTCCGCGTGATTTACTGGGGCGGGTTCATTGTTTTAATCCCACTGAATTTCCTCGCGAATCTCATTGTCCGCGTCTTCGGGGGCAAGGTTACCTCAGCCCAAGACAGCCTCGTATCCCCAGAGGTTTTAGAGACACTCGACAACGTCGCCGATAGCCAAGAAATCTTAGAGCCTGACGACCGAGAAATGATCGCTCGGATTTTAGATTTACCAGACAAAGTCGTCCGAGAAATTATGGTCGCGCGAACCGATATGGTCTGCCTTGAGGTTAATACACCCGCCACTGAGGTGCTACAGACAACGATTACCTGCCGACACACGCGTATCCCCATCTACGAAGAAACCATCGACCGCATCGTCGGGATTTTGCATGTTAAAGACATGTTGGATTGCTGGGCGAAAGACAAACCAATCAATCTAACAGAACTCATCGTCGGTCGGAGTCCGTTCTTCACACCGGAAAGTAAGAACATTTCGGAACTCTTCAGGGAACTTCGGGCACATAAACAGCATATTGCAATCGTTGTGGACGAATACGGCGGTACCGCTGGGATAGTGACGCTGGAAAACATTATCGAAGAAATTGTGGGCGAAATCCACGACGAAGATGAAATAGACGAACAGGATGACTACATCCAGATGGATACTAACACCTATTCGGTTGATGCAAGGCTGAATCTTATCGACTTGAACGAGAGACTCGGCACAGAACTTGAAGCAGAAAACATTGATACGATCGGCGGGTTTGTCGTCGATCACCTCGGGCGCGTGCCTGAACAAGGTTATACATTTACCTTTCGCGGTATCCGCTTCACCATATTCGAGGCAGATGAACGACGCATCCACAGGATTCATATCCAGATGCCGGATATCGACACCAGTGATCCGTCTTAA